In one window of Flavobacterium ginsengisoli DNA:
- a CDS encoding D-alanine--D-alanine ligase: MKNIAIIMGGYSSEYKISLISGNVVYQYLDKTKYNGFRIHIFKEKWVYVDQNDAEFPIDRNDFSVTVNGEKITFDCVFNAIHGTPGEDGLMQAYFELIGMPQSSCDYYQSALTFNKRDLLSVLKPYGIKTAISYYLNKGDKINTQEIIEKVGLPCFVKPNKAGSSFGISKVKTEAELPIAIEVAYKEDNEIIIESFLDGTEVSVGVINYQGEIKVLPITEIVSDNDFFDYEAKYEGKSQEITPARISDEMTRKVGETAKRAYEVLKMKGFSRSEFIIVNDEPHMLEMNTIPGLTTESLIPQQAKVAGISLEDLFTNAIELALK, from the coding sequence ATGAAAAACATTGCCATCATCATGGGCGGCTATTCTAGCGAATACAAGATTTCTTTAATCAGCGGGAATGTCGTTTATCAATATCTTGACAAAACAAAATACAACGGATTCCGTATTCACATTTTTAAAGAAAAATGGGTTTATGTAGACCAAAATGATGCCGAATTCCCAATCGATAGAAATGATTTTTCAGTTACTGTAAACGGCGAAAAAATCACATTTGATTGTGTTTTCAACGCTATTCATGGAACTCCAGGAGAAGACGGATTAATGCAAGCGTATTTCGAATTAATTGGAATGCCACAATCTTCTTGCGATTATTACCAATCTGCTCTAACATTCAATAAAAGAGATTTATTATCTGTTTTAAAACCATACGGAATCAAAACAGCGATTTCTTATTATTTAAATAAAGGAGATAAAATTAATACACAAGAAATTATAGAAAAAGTTGGACTTCCTTGTTTTGTAAAACCAAACAAAGCAGGTTCAAGTTTCGGAATCTCAAAAGTAAAAACAGAAGCCGAACTTCCAATTGCAATTGAAGTAGCTTACAAAGAAGACAACGAAATTATTATTGAAAGCTTCCTTGACGGAACTGAAGTATCTGTAGGTGTAATTAACTACCAAGGAGAAATCAAAGTACTGCCAATTACAGAAATTGTATCAGACAATGATTTCTTCGATTATGAAGCGAAATACGAAGGAAAATCACAAGAAATAACGCCAGCGAGAATCTCTGACGAAATGACTAGAAAAGTTGGAGAAACAGCAAAACGTGCTTACGAAGTTTTAAAAATGAAAGGTTTCTCAAGAAGCGAATTCATCATTGTAAACGACGAACCACATATGTTAGAAATGAATACTATTCCTGGCTTAACTACAGAAAGTTTGATTCCGCAACAAGCAAAAGTTGCAGGAATTTCTCTAGAAGATTTATTCACAAATGCAATTGAACTAGCTTTAAAATAG
- a CDS encoding family 16 glycoside hydrolase, with the protein MKIKFAVFLILQLILISCSSTISTVKKEYTLNNSRELKSNWTINSKEWILKNDTLIGNGSLSPWGVLVSKKQLPKNYAIDFKVNMTNASLFEIMLNLDKGKYIRTYLYQIDQNIVIGDGMYDKKDDSYGKRGGKTLFRKPMQLENNKWYSVKIKVLNNQLSFSVDDKTTLEYSLEKSNLNQKGKLGFITNGEVKIMDLKIKSL; encoded by the coding sequence ATGAAAATAAAATTTGCAGTCTTTCTGATTTTACAACTAATCTTGATTTCGTGTTCCAGCACGATTTCAACAGTAAAAAAAGAATATACTTTAAACAATTCTAGAGAACTAAAATCAAATTGGACGATTAATTCTAAAGAGTGGATTCTAAAAAATGATACTCTTATAGGAAACGGTTCTCTTTCGCCTTGGGGAGTTTTAGTTTCAAAAAAACAGCTCCCAAAAAATTATGCTATTGATTTTAAAGTCAACATGACAAATGCATCTTTATTCGAAATTATGCTGAATTTGGATAAAGGAAAATACATTAGAACATACTTGTATCAGATTGATCAAAACATAGTAATTGGCGACGGAATGTATGATAAAAAAGATGATTCGTATGGCAAACGAGGTGGAAAAACGTTGTTTAGAAAGCCAATGCAATTAGAAAACAATAAATGGTATTCAGTAAAAATTAAAGTTTTAAATAATCAATTATCGTTTTCTGTTGACGATAAAACAACTTTAGAATATTCTCTTGAAAAAAGCAATCTAAACCAAAAAGGAAAATTAGGCTTTATAACCAACGGAGAAGTCAAAATAATGGATTTAAAAATCAAGTCTCTTTAG
- a CDS encoding YetF domain-containing protein gives MINDGKFSISSFKKESLAQDEFFAELRIKSIEHLGQVKHAFIETSGEISVFYYEDKDVGYGLPILPLLFEKKNRSIPEDGVYSCSFCGNTEKLKKGTSTCKDCNKDEWVPSINTKRIT, from the coding sequence TTGATTAACGACGGAAAATTTTCTATATCGAGTTTTAAAAAAGAAAGTTTGGCGCAAGATGAGTTTTTTGCTGAATTACGCATCAAATCGATTGAACATTTGGGGCAAGTAAAACATGCATTTATAGAAACAAGTGGCGAAATCAGTGTTTTTTATTATGAAGACAAAGATGTTGGATACGGATTGCCGATTCTGCCTTTGCTTTTTGAGAAAAAAAATAGAAGTATCCCAGAAGACGGAGTATATTCCTGCTCTTTTTGTGGTAATACTGAAAAATTAAAAAAAGGAACTTCAACTTGTAAAGACTGCAATAAAGACGAATGGGTTCCTTCAATCAATACCAAGAGAATAACATAG
- a CDS encoding ABC transporter ATP-binding protein, with the protein MNRTVDILDFVPNKALIKDNTFELHPFVKIENHFKTLNTATIPKATETHSFQDNVLIKLEDVSVSYEERKIINKISWTVKQGEFWQLIGPNGSGKSTILSLITGDNPKGFGQDLFLFGRKKGTGESVWEIKKQIGIFTTSMTDLFQKGHTLEQMILSGFFDSIGLYTEPTTHQKQIVNQWLEVIEMTHLRKKRFIDLSIGQQRVALIVRAVLKHPPLLILDEPVEGLDDENVDLVIQLINTIKQETNVSIIYVSHRIEQGLAPTSVFELLPSETGSIGKIKYHSELN; encoded by the coding sequence TTGAATCGTACTGTCGATATATTAGATTTTGTTCCAAATAAAGCTTTAATTAAAGACAATACATTCGAATTGCATCCATTTGTAAAAATCGAAAATCATTTTAAAACATTAAATACCGCTACAATTCCTAAAGCGACAGAAACACATTCTTTTCAAGATAATGTATTAATAAAACTAGAAGATGTTTCTGTAAGCTACGAAGAAAGAAAAATCATAAACAAGATTTCTTGGACAGTTAAGCAAGGCGAATTCTGGCAATTAATTGGCCCGAATGGCTCAGGAAAAAGTACTATCTTATCCTTAATTACAGGTGATAATCCGAAAGGTTTTGGACAGGATTTATTTTTGTTTGGAAGAAAAAAAGGAACAGGAGAAAGTGTTTGGGAAATCAAAAAACAAATCGGAATTTTTACTACTTCTATGACCGATTTATTTCAAAAAGGCCACACATTAGAACAAATGATTTTATCAGGATTTTTCGATTCTATCGGATTGTACACCGAACCTACAACGCATCAAAAACAAATTGTAAATCAATGGCTTGAAGTGATAGAAATGACACATTTAAGAAAAAAACGCTTTATTGATCTTTCTATTGGACAGCAGCGTGTAGCTTTAATTGTTCGTGCCGTTTTAAAACATCCGCCGTTATTAATTTTAGACGAACCAGTTGAAGGTTTGGATGATGAAAATGTAGATTTGGTTATCCAATTAATCAACACCATCAAACAAGAAACAAATGTGAGTATAATTTATGTTTCTCACCGAATTGAACAAGGCCTTGCCCCTACTTCTGTTTTCGAACTTTTGCCTTCAGAAACAGGTTCAATCGGAAAAATAAAATACCATTCAGAATTAAATTAA
- a CDS encoding PASTA domain-containing protein — translation MSLRQYLTSRVFFLQLLAAAAIIAVIGYLFMHWLTFTTDHGHEIAVPNLSKLTEEQVEQKLDELDLDYVLLDSVDYRSEYPKYSVVEQDPLPGTMVKVGRKIYIKINASGFSSVKIPDLIEKTYREAVPTLKALGLEPGTITYIPNLGKDMVLEMRYKGRNLKVGDRVLKASKIDLVLGDGKASYVDDSQADSTAVPVETPADEQ, via the coding sequence ATGAGTTTACGTCAGTATTTAACAAGCCGAGTTTTTTTCTTGCAATTGCTTGCTGCCGCAGCTATTATTGCGGTTATTGGTTATTTATTTATGCATTGGTTAACTTTTACAACAGATCACGGACACGAAATTGCGGTGCCGAATTTGTCTAAATTGACTGAAGAGCAAGTAGAACAAAAACTGGACGAGTTGGATTTAGATTACGTTCTTTTGGACAGTGTTGATTACAGAAGTGAATACCCAAAATATAGTGTTGTTGAGCAAGATCCGTTGCCAGGAACAATGGTAAAAGTGGGTAGAAAAATTTATATCAAGATTAATGCTTCTGGTTTTTCTTCTGTGAAAATTCCAGATTTAATCGAGAAAACATATCGTGAAGCTGTACCAACGTTAAAAGCGTTAGGTCTTGAGCCAGGAACGATTACGTATATTCCAAATCTTGGAAAAGATATGGTATTGGAAATGCGTTATAAAGGAAGAAACTTAAAAGTAGGAGATCGCGTGCTTAAGGCTTCTAAAATTGATTTGGTTTTAGGAGACGGAAAAGCAAGTTATGTAGATGATAGTCAGGCAGACAGTACTGCAGTGCCTGTAGAAACCCCAGCAGATGAACAATAA
- a CDS encoding M14 family metallopeptidase: protein MKLFTFLFSLFTITISAQNNKKYDTFFEKGNGNQSASYQETIAYWKMLVADFPTIQMKEMGLTDSGEPLHMITFNPDKEFDFDKIQKTKAVLFVNNGIHAGEPDGIDATMQFYRDLATGKMKAPKNTVLVTIPVYNIGGALNRNSTTRANQDGPEIYGFRGNARNYDLNRDLMKSDTRNTKSFVEIFQKINADVFIDNHVSNGSDYQYKLTYIMTQHNKLGTVLGNFMNNEMMPALVKDLQKKKIETTPYVDSFKDTPDKGFGQFVDSPRYTTGYTSLFNTIGFVVETHMLKKYAERVKMTYEYMKSTMDFTDANYQKIKDLRVQNLEQYQPKKSYTLKWELDSTKATTFSFLGYEAGYKKSDATTGNRLYYDRSKPYKKDVPYIKEFKSVKEVVIPTAYVVPRGYWNIIDLLKNNNISFKQIKNDTIIEVESYRIADFKTVPSAYEGHYLHRNTTVISKIVKMAFAKGDYLVPTNQKGVKYILEAFEPEGVDSFFNWNFFDAILQQKEHYSEYIFEDTAAQLLKDTPALKTELETIKQNDREFTKSAEAQLDWIYKHSVYYEKAHMQYPVYRIL from the coding sequence ATGAAACTTTTTACATTTCTCTTTTCACTTTTCACCATCACTATTTCCGCTCAAAACAATAAGAAATACGATACCTTTTTTGAGAAAGGAAACGGAAATCAATCGGCTTCGTATCAAGAAACTATTGCTTATTGGAAAATGCTTGTCGCCGATTTCCCTACTATTCAAATGAAAGAAATGGGACTGACAGATTCTGGCGAACCTTTACACATGATTACTTTCAATCCTGACAAGGAATTTGATTTTGATAAAATCCAGAAAACAAAAGCCGTTCTGTTTGTCAATAACGGAATCCATGCTGGAGAACCTGACGGAATAGATGCAACAATGCAATTCTATAGAGATTTAGCAACAGGAAAAATGAAAGCGCCTAAAAACACTGTTTTGGTTACCATTCCAGTTTATAATATTGGCGGTGCTTTAAACCGAAATTCGACAACTCGCGCCAACCAAGACGGGCCAGAGATTTATGGTTTTAGAGGAAATGCCAGAAACTACGATTTGAATCGTGATTTAATGAAATCGGATACTCGAAATACAAAAAGTTTTGTAGAGATTTTCCAGAAAATAAACGCCGATGTTTTTATCGATAATCACGTAAGTAACGGTTCTGATTATCAATACAAACTGACGTATATCATGACACAGCATAATAAATTGGGAACAGTTTTGGGCAATTTTATGAATAACGAAATGATGCCGGCTTTGGTAAAAGATCTTCAGAAAAAGAAAATCGAAACTACGCCTTATGTCGATTCGTTTAAAGACACGCCAGACAAAGGTTTTGGGCAGTTTGTTGATAGTCCGCGATATACAACGGGTTATACTTCGTTATTTAATACAATTGGTTTTGTAGTCGAAACGCACATGCTGAAAAAATATGCAGAACGCGTAAAAATGACGTACGAATACATGAAATCGACGATGGATTTTACCGATGCTAATTATCAAAAAATAAAAGATTTAAGAGTACAAAATTTAGAGCAATATCAGCCAAAGAAATCATACACTTTAAAATGGGAATTGGACAGTACAAAAGCAACTACTTTTTCGTTTTTAGGTTATGAAGCAGGCTACAAAAAAAGCGACGCTACAACTGGAAATCGTTTGTATTACGACCGAAGCAAACCGTATAAAAAAGACGTTCCGTACATTAAAGAATTTAAATCGGTTAAAGAAGTGGTGATTCCGACGGCTTATGTTGTTCCGAGAGGATATTGGAATATTATTGATCTTTTGAAAAACAATAATATCTCCTTTAAACAAATTAAAAACGATACCATTATAGAAGTCGAAAGTTATAGAATTGCCGATTTTAAAACCGTTCCGTCTGCTTACGAAGGGCATTATTTGCACAGAAACACAACCGTAATTTCTAAAATCGTTAAAATGGCTTTCGCTAAAGGAGATTACCTAGTTCCAACCAATCAAAAAGGCGTAAAATATATTCTAGAAGCTTTTGAACCTGAAGGTGTCGATTCGTTCTTTAATTGGAATTTCTTCGATGCAATTTTACAGCAAAAAGAGCATTACTCAGAATATATTTTTGAAGACACTGCCGCGCAGCTTTTAAAAGATACCCCAGCTTTAAAAACAGAATTGGAAACCATAAAACAAAACGACCGCGAATTTACAAAAAGCGCCGAAGCGCAACTAGACTGGATTTATAAGCATTCTGTTTATTATGAAAAAGCACATATGCAGTATCCTGTCTATCGCATTTTGTAG
- the coaD gene encoding pantetheine-phosphate adenylyltransferase → MRKAIFPGSFDPITLGHEDIIKRGIPLFDEIVIAIGVNAEKKYMFSLEERKRFIEETFKDEPKVTVITYEGLTIDLAKKEKANFILRGLRNPADFEFEKAIAHTNRKLSKIETVFLLTAASTSFISSSIVRDVLRHGGEYEQLVPKAVRIKEK, encoded by the coding sequence ATGCGAAAAGCCATATTCCCAGGATCATTTGACCCAATTACATTAGGACACGAAGACATCATCAAAAGAGGAATTCCTTTATTTGACGAAATTGTAATAGCAATTGGTGTCAATGCCGAAAAAAAATACATGTTTTCATTAGAAGAAAGAAAACGTTTTATCGAGGAAACCTTCAAAGACGAACCAAAAGTTACGGTTATCACTTATGAAGGATTAACAATCGATTTGGCAAAAAAAGAAAAAGCCAACTTCATTTTGAGAGGTCTTCGCAACCCAGCCGATTTTGAGTTTGAAAAAGCCATTGCACACACGAATAGAAAACTTTCTAAAATAGAAACCGTTTTCCTATTGACAGCTGCAAGTACATCATTTATCAGTTCAAGCATTGTACGCGATGTATTGCGTCATGGTGGCGAATATGAACAATTGGTTCCAAAAGCTGTTAGGATAAAAGAAAAATAA
- a CDS encoding PhnA domain-containing protein, whose product MSIERELSKRSGAKCELCGAEENLKVYQVLPTKKGGIDEAVFACNTCIDQIENPDNVDLNHWKCLNDSMWNENIPVQVVAWRMLSRMRAAGWPQELLDMMYLDEDTLEWAKATGEGEDDENKLVHRDSNGVVLQHGDSVVLIKDLKVKGSSMVAKQGTAVRNIRLDHENAEYIEGKVDGQQIVIITQYVKKI is encoded by the coding sequence ATGAGCATCGAAAGAGAATTAAGCAAAAGAAGTGGCGCTAAATGCGAACTTTGTGGAGCTGAAGAAAATTTAAAAGTTTATCAAGTCCTTCCAACTAAAAAAGGAGGTATTGATGAAGCCGTATTTGCCTGTAACACTTGTATTGACCAAATTGAAAATCCAGATAATGTAGATTTAAATCACTGGAAATGCCTTAACGACAGTATGTGGAATGAAAATATTCCGGTACAAGTTGTGGCTTGGAGAATGTTAAGCCGTATGCGCGCTGCGGGATGGCCACAAGAGTTGCTTGATATGATGTACTTAGACGAAGATACTCTAGAATGGGCAAAAGCAACGGGAGAAGGCGAAGATGATGAAAATAAATTAGTTCACCGCGACAGTAACGGCGTAGTACTACAACACGGAGATTCTGTAGTTTTAATCAAAGATCTTAAAGTAAAAGGATCTAGCATGGTTGCCAAACAAGGAACTGCCGTTAGAAACATCCGTTTAGACCACGAAAACGCTGAATACATTGAGGGAAAAGTAGACGGCCAGCAAATTGTGATTATTACACAATACGTGAAGAAAATTTAA